A segment of the Lycium ferocissimum isolate CSIRO_LF1 chromosome 10, AGI_CSIRO_Lferr_CH_V1, whole genome shotgun sequence genome:
TCTGAAGCAAAAGATGCAGAACAACATTCAAGTAAGAAACGGAAGACAGAGGTCGACAATTGGCAGAGCAACGTACAAACACTAGAGAATAAGTTTAAATGCTTTGATCAAGAAGTAGAACAGAGCTCTAAGTTTTCACGCATAGGGTTGTCGAATCGtgccaataaaattcataaagaagTGGAAGATCTCCTAGACCAAGGTAAATTTTCTGAGGGGATTTTGCTCAatataaatgaagaaaaagtgcAGCCTTTGGTGACAACAAACTTGAAAGGCAAAGTATTTGAGCAAAGTCTAAAGGAGGTGATAGAGTACTCTTTGAGTGAAGTTTCTAAAATTGGCATTTGGGGGATGGGTGGTGTGGGCAAAACGACCCTTGCCAAGCATATCTATAACTATCTCCTCAAAGAATCAAGATTCTCAGGTCATGTTTATTGGGTCACTGTATCACAAGATTTGAGCATTACCAAAATGCAAAGAAACATTGCCAAAACGTTTGGTCTAGACCTTTCAAGTGAGGATGATGAGGAGAAGATGGCGGCCCAATTGTTCGAGAGTTTGAAGAGGATTGAAAGCTTTGTGCTCATATTGGATGATGTATGGACTCATTTTGATGTAACGAAGGTAGGAATTCCCTTGGAGATTGGTGggggtaaaatgatcataactaGTCGATCAAGTCAGGTGTGTGACAGGATTGGCTGCCAAAAGAAAGTAAAAGTAGCAACTCTTTTGATGACTGAATCTTGGGAATTATTTGTGGAAACACTTGGTCACAGTGGAGATCTCCCAATGGAAATAGAAGAAATAGCAAAAAGAATGACAAAGAAATGCGACGGATTACCACTGGGGTTAATTACTATGGCTGCAAGTATGAGAGGAGtgaatgatatttttgagtGGAGGGACGCATTTGAAGAATTCACAGAATCTTGTATGCAAATGGAGAATATGAATAACGAAGTGTTTTCCGTTCTCCGCTTTAGCTATAATCGGTTGAGGGAGCCAAGATTACAGAAGTGTTTTCTTTATTGCTGCTTATACCCTGAAGACTTTCAAATTGAGAGAGATGAATTGATTCACCGTTTTATTGTTGAAGGATTGCTAGTTAGGAGGAACAACAGGAGAGCAGAATTTGATCAAGGTCATGCAGTATTGAACAAACTGGAAAGGGCTTGCTTATTAGAAAGTGTTTCGAATTATGGAGGAGAAAGAACATGTGTGAGGATGCATGATTTGGTGAGACAGATGGCACTGCGCATTGCAAGAGATGAATTTAAGTGGATGGTGAAACCTGGAGCACAATTGCGTGAAATACCCGAGGAGCAAGAATGGTCAGAGGACTTGGACAAGGTTTCTTTGATGGAAAATGATATAAAGGAAATTTCACAGCCCTTATCCAATGTATGTCCTCGGCTTACAACTTTTTCATTGCGAGGAAATCGTAGTTTGAGTCAAGTTGTAGATCCTTTTTTGGTGCAGATGCCTGGTCTACGTGTTCTGGATCTAAGCTACACCGCAATACAACAGCTGCCTAGTTCCGTGACAAATTTAGCAAGTCTCTCTGCATTACTGCTGCGATGTTGTACAGAACTTAGATTTCTACCGCCATTGGACAAGCTTAAGAACCTCACTGAATTGGACCTTTACTTCACAAATATCAAGGAAGTGCCCCAAGGCTTAGCAAGCTTGGTTAATTTAAGATGCCTGGACATGAGAACAGAGGAGAAACCATTTAACAAACCAGTTGTAGATATTTTAGCTAGGCTCTCTAATCTTCAATTCCTCTCGATTCATTTTGCTATACGAGCAGAAGATTTACAGGGGATGAGAAAACTAGAGGTATTTCACGGGGTGTTTGTTGATGTTTGTAGTTTCAATGGATTTGTCAAACATCGACAGTCTTGCAGGAGGCCAAGTTTCTTTGAAATTGCTTTAGAACCGAAACAATCTTCCAGTTTGGGTTTCAATTTTATTCGTTACGATAATAAAGTGATTCTAAAGGACCTGGTTCTCACCGGGGACAATGTAGagatgctatgctatgataaaATAGAAGAAGAGCGAGATGTGACTCTTCTACCACTGGACACTCAAGAGTTAGTAATTGACCACTGTGATATTCTCACCTTAGGCAATAGCTTGTTAGATGCTATTCCATCTTTGATTCAGTCCAAAGACTTGAGAGCAATTCATATTATTAGATGCAGAGGTCTAGAGTTCTTAATGAGGTTATCTTGTTGTAGCTCAATGGGTGAAAGAATGATGGGAGATCATGAACTGACATTGCGCTTGTCTTGCTTAGATGAATTCAGTGGTCTTGTTAAGTTGGAGTTAGGAGAAGCTTTGCCTGCAGTTGGAACCTTTCCCCATCTTTGCAAGCTTCAAGTTTTTAGTTGCAATAAAATGAAGAAGCTAATCCCTAGGTGGTTGCTGCAATACCTCCTAAATCTGACAGAAATAATTGTAGACGGCTGCGCGGAAATGGAAGAGATAATAACAGAGGATGAAGAAGAACAAGCAAAGCAGTGCGCGAGCTCAGCCTCATCATCATCTCCTTTTCCTTCAAATGAAAGCAGAAGCATCAAGGATAATGAGGTTGTTCTACCAAAGTTGCAAAGTGTTCAGTTAAATTGTTTACCAAAACTCAAGAGCATATACAAGGGAAGAATGACTTGTGGTTCTATTCAGCGTATAACAGTGTTGTCTTGTTGGAAGCTAAAGAGACTTCCATTTACTCTTCCTCTTCTAAACGGGCAGCCATCAGCTCCTCCAGCTCTTCAAGAAATCTCCATGGATCATGAAGCAGCATGGCAAGCTTTGGAATGGGACCATCCTGAGTACAAGAGTGTCCTCCATCCTTTTTTCAAACCCAGGTGGTAGAGTCAGACCTCAGGTAcatattttctcttcttttctaatttcattattttgaatACTAAATTCTGTAGCTTTAGGCTGAAGCAAATATATAAAGACAAAAGCTGCTACTTACTGAAATCTAACAACTAATGCGCAGCGCAGGACTCTCATCTTTCTAGGATCGTGCTGTGGTGGAGATGAACAGCTTATGGATCATTGATCTTTCACCATTTTTGCAGTGACAAGTATGTTATCAGAGGCAACTTTAATTTGGGATTCAAAAATTTGTGTGGTTTACACCAAATTTGGAGCTATGCGCGGCCCCCTTTCTTCTCGTATATTGCGGAGCACTCTCTTAATTATGGCTTTAGTTTTCTAGCTTTTTCAATTTTACTAGGTCGTTGTTAACTGTTTTGATGTCTCAGTTTGTATTAATCATTAATCTAAGGAGTCAAAAGTTGTGCAAAAGTAAAGTGATAGATTTTTAGGTGAAGTCAGACTCCTACATAGtaatttatataaattgtaAAATAATTATAGTATCCGATTCAAATTCTCTTGCTTTGGATCGGATGGGAAATACTCACGTTATTTAATATGTTACTCGAGTATgaataagaataaaatattaattgatGAAGGGTTTTCTTATTCAAAAGATTATATCTCGAGTATAATTTCATAAGTTTAGTTGATTTCAAACTCCTAATTATTAGGGAAAGTCCTACATATTACGATTCTATCCAATGCCACATAATACTTAGATGATTTTAAAAGGGCATAAAAGTCTATCAACATTTAGAGGATATTTTCGTCGTTCAACATTTAGCGAAAATTATTCGTGtttttaatatatgtagataGATAGACTAGTTTTTACGAACGTGCAACAATAATAGCACATAGATGTTCAGACGATCAATATTTTGTGTTGAATAATCGTGCTTTTATAAGTCTAACTCGGCCTAAGTGAATAATAAGCATTACTATAAAAACATGAATTAGTGACGAataaattttgtagctaaacaGAAAGTTACGTTATTGATCCTGATTGCAACAAATTATCAAACTTTTGTTAGCTACGAGAAATATAGCGATGGATTAGTGACGAAATTCCTAGCTAGTTTTAGTGTTTttagtaaataataataataatttcacaTGAATAAAAGAATTTTCAACAGTATGTTTGAGTatgtaatttataaaaatcatatgaatattattaaacACTATGTTTGAGTTATGAGAATTCTAAATACTGATCCGATTCAACTATCTCAATAAAAGAAGCGATTTTGTCCGACAAAAGTCTCAAATGTGTATTACAATTTTCGATCGTTACCTTGAATGCCTTattgtaattttttcttttgcctCTAACTTTTGAAGTTATTATGATTCCGTCCTTAGTTTCCTTTAGGATTAATTTGTAGAAtataattaatattaaaaagTGAAATGATAAGATTGTAATATCAATGTTTCTTTGGAGTCATGTAATTTCTTATTATTGTTGCTTTTGGTGAGAAAGACTCTTGCCTTTggtgttattttaatttttcaattttttagttCAAGGCGTTCCATAATAGTACAGATAAACATATATTAAAAGCTTATCTCCAAACATGCAAGCTACAAGCattgaattaataaatcccaatTGCATAGGAAGACTCTAGCATTGTGAACcaagaatcatcatcatatataataGTACTAGCAACGGATGCCCGTGCACGTCAAACTTCACAATGAGAAAATGGTGCATTTTATGAGTTAGCATCTTTGAAAGAACATCCATAAAACAGAGGTTCTTCGTGGAAATCATTAGCTAATTATTTTACCAAGAGTTGCTAGACATATTAAAATTTTCGTAACAAAGAGGAATGACTAATTACATGAAATAACTAATTTATTAACAATCCCGGAAAAGAATGATTGTATAGTATCTAAGGAGATGACTTCAGATCTATCTTTAGGAGGTCTTGACTGCTCGAGTAGCACTACTACATGTAGACTCTGAATCGTGAAAGTAGAAAAAAAGAATCGCATCTATAATTGAATGATACAAAGTTTGGGACATGAACCTTTTAGAATTGTGTGGTCTATTGGAATGGAAGAATAGAACATGTGAAACTATATATTCAGAATGGCCTTTCGCATTGGCCTATATATTCGAGTACATTTTAGTTTGAACTTGAATAGTTCATAAGCAAATGAAGATCTTCTCAAATGATGAGTTGCTATTCCGTAAAGTTGGCTAAATTCGAGCATTTTAGAGAAGACTATGCGCAAATGATTACCAAAGATATGAAAATACAATATCTTTTTTGTTCGGTTTTTATTCTTGGACTCTTAGGTGACTTAATTGTGAATAGAGAACACGGGGAAGCTTTCTAGTACTTTTTGGTATAACTATGAAAATGAATCTGTTTgtcgatcttttttttttttaatgacatgggaacccgcagccacTACCCTTccggtgcgcacagggtaaactcAGTTCCTGTGTAATAGTCTTTGTTGATCTTTTTCCCGGTTATCAACTTTCCGTATATCATATCCATTGAAGAACCTACCTTTGTTTTAACTAAAGCAATCTACTATATGTTCTCTTCcatgatttttaaaatttagtatctactatatataagatAATGATATGAGAGAAGCATGAAATAGACTAACTAAACTAATTGCCTCTCTTCTTGCATCGAATTAATTGTTATATCTCCTGTTAAGATTACCTGGTCCAAGAGCAAGAAAAGAACATGTGAAAAGATCATATATATCCGTACATACACTAATTTATAATGAACACAGAGAAGATAAATTATCTCCTTTCTCAAAGAAATTTGAGCTTACACAGATAGCTCAAAATATACCTTATTAAGTGCCTCTGGAGATTTGTATTTATGTAGAGAAGTCTCATGGATACGATTTACAAAGGGGGTTAAGAAACTAATGGATGTTGTAGATAAAATTTTATCCTAAAACTAATCCTATAATCTCTGGCTAAACCAGATTTATTCCATGTATAggccaagaaaaattcatgaagatACTTTATAACATCTAGTATAATTCTCTATCCAAGATATCGCCTTAATCTATCATACTAAATCATAATTGTATGACTTATTCCCGAAAGGTTATGCAAAAGAATCTTACAAAAATTGATACTCCAGCCAAGCGTAGTATATAAGGGGTGCAACAAATCCTCCATATTACCTGAAAGCATAACCAATGACGACATTAGACAAATAAGCAAATCCTCCTGAAAGGAGAGGcatattataaatgaatttgttcaTGTACCAAGCAATTTTAAATAGCAATGTATTCTTGGTCATTGCTAATTTAGCCAGGTTCTCTTTTCTTATACATTTCCCGCTCATCATTGTTACACATTCCTCATAATCTATATGTCCATCCTGCAAAATAAAAATGGTGTTAGCATATATCTTAATTTTACATTCTTTGGATCTTATAAGACATTATTTTGTTGCTCAAGTTTTTACATTTGAAGAATAGAACAGTCGGAAAATCCTTCTTTGTGTTATTTTGATGCCGAAACATGTATCTAAGTTTAAGATATGTCGCATAAGGAGATAATAAACAAAATGATGATTACTATTGCAATTGTTCATTGCCACATCAAGATGTACTTTGTAGCTTGTTGGTGTATTAATAGTGCACTAAGAATTGTACAAAATGatagaaaattatatataactGCCTAAAAGGAGCTTCTCAGAGAACAAATAGCACtaaggatttaaaaaaaaaaaaaaaatagcccggtgcactaagctcccgctatgtgCGTGGTCCGGGAAAGGACCTAACCACAACAGTCTATGAGTCTGTTTACGTCATATGTGTTACTAACTCGTGCAAGTTAGCATTTTCAATTATCTATTGATAACGTTATTTCTCTAATCCCAAGCTATTGTCTCAAGAGCTATCTGTACATGATTCACTATCTTTGTCCATATTTTGGTTTTAATTCTTAATTCTATCATTGAAAGCATGACCTATCCAATTCGATCCATGttcattcatcttattgccTGTTGATGTATTTTGGTAGTTTTTATCTCTAATATCTTGCATATACATTTAGCTTAGTCATTGACTTTTTTTAAAGAGACGTTCATAATGATGAATGCGgaatagaaaattatattttttaaattattcgGTTGTTTTAGCCATATCTTCAAAAACTTTAGTTGCATCaaatttcttccctttttattacaattttttACGGTGCCAATTCAATGTGCTTAGTCTTTCATTGCGGTTTGTGCACACAGCGAAAAAATTACCATATCGGGTTGAATAAACAACCACGTGCATAAACATAATCCATCGAAAGAGAAGGTCTATGTAGAATTGGCAATGCCAAACCTTATAGCGGGAACTCGAGAAAACACAATTATAAACTACAAAAAATAGAATTACACTTGCATACATCATTCACTCTGTTACGACGGATAAATGAAATGAAGCCACGAATTTAGCACATATAATCGGCTCAAAATTTTAGTTCGGGAATTGGTATGCAGAAATTACATTATGTtccaaaatatcattttaaGGGGACTGCAACTAAGAGGAATGAATATCAATGCGAACAATACCCAGCAAGCAAtaattcaaaatagtctaattatgaaagaaattataaattagCAGGTCTAATTGAACACACGCATGATTCCGTTGCACAAATTGAAATCGGAGAACCACACACTTACCTTTTTCACGCCAACaaaaaattcacactttgaaaGAGTGACGGATAGAGAGAAGCAACTCGAGAACATACAAATCCgtgaaggagaaggagaatcggcaagaagaaggagaatcggaaaaaaagaagttgaaaaactCATTTCTCAAACAGGGGCGGATGCAGAGCCAACcaagggtgttcacccgaacaccctcggcaaaaatttatagtatatatatagggtatattttgtttgtttatgtatatatattagcttttgaacaccctaaatAAATGTAAAATGTTAGGCTGGTCGGAGTGTTCAAATTATCTACTTTGTTATAGGTTCGATTCCTATTGACAACattgttttttatatttagcttttgttatttttttcgaACCCCCTGAGTTAAAATTCTGACGGAATCCGGGAAGGAGCAGCTATGGAAAATTGTAGAAAGCAGAGAGTAGTGGAGGAAAGAGAAACTTCCTTAGACTAAAAACCCAAATTTCTACTATATGTAAAGTGCTACAGAGATATCAGAGATGTGGGACCCATGAGTTCATTCAACAATGAAATAAGGCAAAGTTTATAGTACAatctaattttttctttttgtacaaTTTCTTAGCGTCTGCCTAAACAATAGAAAGCAATACACGTGTCGGGTCAAAGAGGCCTATCTAAACAGATGGGCCCAATTTGAAGTACCTTTTATATTACTTTGTTTTTGGCACAATAAGTGATTGCAAGAAAATTCATATTCCAACTTTTGCCATGTTCGTCCGTTCGTCCACCCCCAAACTGTCATTTCTAATAtagtagagaaatcataagacaatTTTCTTTTGAAGCAATATGCATGGTATAAGCTAATTATATTCCTAAAGAATAACATAAAATGGACGATTAGAACAAGCAGAAGAAAAACACTGAAAGATGAAGATAATAGTTGAAAGCTGTATGAGAGAACACAATGATACAATTTAAAGACATGAAAGTTTACCAAAACAATATAAGAAAATACGTCATTTTTCAATACCTGAAAAGAAAGCCAAGATAGACATTGTGCACCCTTTTTTTACCTGTTAACCATAAGATCCATaaccaagaaagaaaaatattttggagCTTTCGACCCTCTGAA
Coding sequences within it:
- the LOC132034220 gene encoding probable disease resistance protein At4g27220, with the translated sequence MEALSSIIKEKVWDPYMGLEEKAEILRSKMKVLISRGKDVMSEAKDAEQHSSKKRKTEVDNWQSNVQTLENKFKCFDQEVEQSSKFSRIGLSNRANKIHKEVEDLLDQGKFSEGILLNINEEKVQPLVTTNLKGKVFEQSLKEVIEYSLSEVSKIGIWGMGGVGKTTLAKHIYNYLLKESRFSGHVYWVTVSQDLSITKMQRNIAKTFGLDLSSEDDEEKMAAQLFESLKRIESFVLILDDVWTHFDVTKVGIPLEIGGGKMIITSRSSQVCDRIGCQKKVKVATLLMTESWELFVETLGHSGDLPMEIEEIAKRMTKKCDGLPLGLITMAASMRGVNDIFEWRDAFEEFTESCMQMENMNNEVFSVLRFSYNRLREPRLQKCFLYCCLYPEDFQIERDELIHRFIVEGLLVRRNNRRAEFDQGHAVLNKLERACLLESVSNYGGERTCVRMHDLVRQMALRIARDEFKWMVKPGAQLREIPEEQEWSEDLDKVSLMENDIKEISQPLSNVCPRLTTFSLRGNRSLSQVVDPFLVQMPGLRVLDLSYTAIQQLPSSVTNLASLSALLLRCCTELRFLPPLDKLKNLTELDLYFTNIKEVPQGLASLVNLRCLDMRTEEKPFNKPVVDILARLSNLQFLSIHFAIRAEDLQGMRKLEVFHGVFVDVCSFNGFVKHRQSCRRPSFFEIALEPKQSSSLGFNFIRYDNKVILKDLVLTGDNVEMLCYDKIEEERDVTLLPLDTQELVIDHCDILTLGNSLLDAIPSLIQSKDLRAIHIIRCRGLEFLMRLSCCSSMGERMMGDHELTLRLSCLDEFSGLVKLELGEALPAVGTFPHLCKLQVFSCNKMKKLIPRWLLQYLLNLTEIIVDGCAEMEEIITEDEEEQAKQCASSASSSSPFPSNESRSIKDNEVVLPKLQSVQLNCLPKLKSIYKGRMTCGSIQRITVLSCWKLKRLPFTLPLLNGQPSAPPALQEISMDHEAAWQALEWDHPEYKSVLHPFFKPRW